CAGTACGTGTCCGGTCACTGCCGGGACTTTCCAGTTCCAGAACAACCTGGCTGCCTGAATTTCCCCGCAGCAGATTCGCGGCCTGGTCGGTTGTCATGTTCCGGCAGTCATTTTGATCAATGCCTACGATATGATCTCCCGATAACACCCCGGCCGCTTCGGCAGGGCTGTCTGGCAGTACGTTCAACAACAGCATGCCTTCTCCGATCTCGGCTTTCATTTCGATCCCGATACCGACAAATTCGCCTTCGATATTATCGTACAGGTCTCCCAGACGTTCCGGAGTCAGAAAGCTGCTGTAATCATCCAGGGCATTACAGCCACCGAACATGTATTCAGAAATCACAGCAGTATCCCGTAAGCCCAGATTCTGATAAGACACGGTGCAGACTTCGATAATCAGCTGATGTGCCCCGTGATGACTTGAGACAGATTTATTCCAGTAATTTTCTCTCAGAATTCGACGGACCGTACGAATCTTCTCTGGTGGCACTCCCTTCAGATGAGCTTTGATAAACTGATCATTAGCCAAAGCCAGATAGAGACTTTCCGTACCATGAGCCACAAAGGAGGTCGTACTGAGCGGATCGACGAAGTGTGATTGAATTTTGGATAAGATTTCGTCGAAGAGAATAAAAGCTTCCCTGCGGGACTGAGACAGGAGCACCTTTGAAAAGCTGTCATCCATATAACGACGGTCGATACCAAAATGAATTTTGGCACGTCGCAGACCATATTTGATATTGTCGTTCTCAGGCCACTCCTTCAGAGCCTCTTCATAATGCTCAATTGCCTTGATCCATTGTCGATTTCGCTCAAACTCTTCCCCCTTGGCAATCGTCTGGCTTTGCGAAACTGGAATAACAATGGGAAGTTCACCGGGATCAGCACCAGCATGATTTGAGCCGGCTGCCAGTAAACATCCCAGTAAATAAACCCACAAATGATTCGAATGGAATCTCTTCAGAAGTCGCATCTTGGTTGTAGAAAACATGGTTCCCCCTCTATAACCGGCGTTTTATCCTGTTGCTGATGGCCGCCACAAGCAGGGCTCATCGAAAGCAGGCAGGTAAACAGTCGCCGGTTCGCGCTACACAAAGTATGCACAGCGTTTATTTAAACAAGTATCTTGCCGATATGTTTAACATAAGCCACAAAAATCCGATGGTCAAACAATCGTTTTCGTGAAGATGCTCTACGACCTGTGTAATCGATTCATTTTTAAATGACCATTTGAAAATCGAATCAGGCAGAGTACGACCGGTGGAGGGCGGGTTGTCTTAACTCGTTATTACAACACGCGCAGCTGGAACCGAAGCGTTTATCCAGCTTCGCCAACCCCGGCAACCCGGATAATCAGAACCGGGAGGAGCAAGATCAGGAAAAAAGCAAAGAGAGTCTCAATTTCATTCAACTCGTCAGTTAGAAGCGCAACGTTCTTCACCCCAGAGAATCGCCAGTTGCAGGAGGACATCCACTGCCTGCTGCATTTCTTCCACTGTGGTCCATTCCAGGGGCGAATGCGGATTATGCTGTCCACTGGAAAGATTGGGGGTGGGTAATCCTTTTTCAGTCAACAGACTGCCATCCGTTCCCCCACGAATCACATTCAAATTGGGTTCAAGGCCAGCGGCGCGAGTCGCTTCGATTGCTTTTTCCAATGCACGAGGCTCTTTAGACAAACCATCACGCATATTACGATACTGTTTATGAATGTTGATCGTAATCTCTGCTTTGGGATATTTCTGGCGCAGTAGTTCGGCCAGTGATTCCAGCAGTTTGGCATATTCCGCAAGTTTTTCTGTTTCAAAATCGCGTAAGATCAAGCGGGCAGACGCCTCAGAAACACTGCCCTCTATATGGTAGGGATGAATAAAGCCTTCTCGCCCCTCAGTGGTTTCCGGACTTAACGTTTCTGTAGGCAACTGAGCAATTAATTCGCATAAAATGCGATTGGCATTCACCATCACACCTTTTCCGACAGAAGGATGAGTATTGATACCTTTGACAACAATCACAGCCTGATCTGCGGAAAACGTTTCGGAATCAATGCGGCCACTACCATCACTGTCCAGAGTGTATGCACAGCAGACGCCAAATAAATCCAGATCCAACTTTTCTATCCCGCGACCGATTTCTTCATCGCATGTAAAACACAGCCGAATCGGGCCGTGTGCGATTGAAGGATCCCCCATCAGTCTCGCTGCTGCGGCCATCATCACTGCCACCCCCGATTTGTCATCCGCTCCCAGGAGAGTCGTACCATCGGTGGTAATCACCGTTTTCCCCTGCATCTCCTTAAGACGAGGTTCTTCACTCACTCTCAATACGCGCGAACGATCTCCAGGCAGCACCAGATCTTCACCATTATAATTTTCATGCACAATCGGTTTGACGTCCGTGCCTGAGAACTCGGGGGAAGTATCCACGTGTGCCACCCATCCGATCGCGGGAACATCCGCTTGAATCGTGGAGGGAATCGTGGCCATCACAATTCCATACTCGCTGATGGTGACATATTCCAGTCCCATCTGCTCACACTCTTCAAACAGCATCCGACTCAGAACCAGTTGTTTTTTTGTACTCGGAAAGGTGGGACTGGTCTCATCCGATTGGGTATCGATTCGGACATAACGTAAAAAACGATCAAGTAATGAATCCATAAGAATCTATCTTCTAATATTAAATGGGTCGTCCGTTTCACCTAGGAACCGGGCTGAAGTGAAGCGAGTTTAAAAGAGACGAATTCAATGGTCCGATATCCGCTCCGTTCATAAAGTAGACCAGTTTCTCCATCTCCCATTTCAGCGAGACTGGAATACGCAGCAGAACCTGATGCCACCAGCCGCGCAGCAATCCAGGTCCTTCCTTCATCTTCACTGAGCCGCACCACCATCTTCTCCCGTTTTTTACTGGCGGGATTACTGAAAAGAATCTGTCCTGGTTTACCCGCAGAAGGAAACCGGACTCGAATCAAACTGGCCTGACAGACGGGGTCGATCAATGACTGATCCAGCGTCACATCAGACCAGGTTTTGCCGCTATCACTGGAATACGAAATCGCGCGACGATTTTCACCGTGATAGCTCCGCATATTCATTAATAACCGACCATCAGACAGTTCGACGACAGCACACTCATTTGTTTTTTCTCCGATCGGCTCGCTCAACTCCCATGTCTTCCCGTGATCGTCCGAGAAAATTGCATGCGATCGACGTACAACCTTTCCCTGCAGTGACGCATTATGATCACAGGGAATGACCAGACGTCCTTTCAATTTTCCCCGAGTCAACTGAATCCCATTACCGGGGCCTGTCGCATACCACGTCCATTCCGGCTTCTTGGTCGATTTGCTGATTTCATAAGGTTGCTTCCAGGTCACCCCGTCATCATCGGAATAACTCATATAAACGCGACGCGTATCGCGACCTGATTGATCTTTGATCTGATTTGCGTGGTCTTTACCGTGATTCCATGTCAAAGGCAGCCAGATACGGCCCGTCGACTGATCTACTACAGGGCAGGGGTTACCGCAGGTATTTTCGCCATCATTCCAGATCACTGATAAATCAGACCAGGTTTTTCCTCGATCCTGACTCCTTTTGAGAACCAGATCAATGTCGCCACTGTCTTTTAAATTATTCTTACGGCCTTCTGCAAAGGCGAGCAGTGTCCCCTGAGAAGTGGTCAGTAACGCTGGGATTCGGAATGAGTGATAGCCAGATTCACCTCGCTCAAAAACGATCCTGCGAATCACTGGATCAAGTGGAGCAGGCGATTTCAGAGAGTTCTCCTCAGCAGAACAGGGAAGAGTTAAAACCATGATGACCAGGAACAGTAGAAGCTGCTGCCGATGTAACATATTTTGAGTCACTCCCGATCCAGAGTTGTCTGATTTCAATTTAGACCAGAAAATGAGTATATCGCCACTGTAAATGCATCACAATCAACGAAATTCGAGGCATTTTCGGATGAAGGGAGCGGTTGACTTGCGATCAATCAGGATTTTGTTAAGCTTTCGACTTCCTAGGGGATGTTTTACCTATAAAGTGAGATACCTAAGCAAGTTAGCACTGAAAATGACTTTTCCTGCAATCGAACTTTTTGTAGGATAGCCCCATCTGGCAAAGCCGTGGGGTAACCCAATCTGGCGGTGTAGCTCAGTCGGTTAGAGCAGCGGAATCATAATCCGCGTGTCGGGGGTTCGAATCCCTCCACCGCTACTTGTGTCATAAGAAGACACATTGAGATAAATGAAAACGGCTGAGCCTTTATCAAAAGACTCAGCCGTTTTTTTGTGTGGTTTTGCTGCCATAGAATGTTTGAGTTGCTTCTATTTAGCAGCAAACGATCAGATATTTAAGCACTCTTCCCCCGATGCCCGCTAAAAGACTCACTTAGTCAAAAAGAGATCTTTGAATAAATAACATGGCGATTTTACACAACATAAATGATTTACTTCTGTTATTTTACGTGCTACATTCACTTTAGATAGCCGACTTTGCAGGGCTCCTGGAAAACGGCGTCTATCTCGAAATCTCCCTGCAAATTTGCATTTTTCCTGGAATTCTTACAACCATGATCCTTCTCGTCCGTCTATCCCTGGTGGTTCTTCTGTTTTCCAGCAGTATTTTGTTTTCCGGTTGCAATTCAGAAAGAGCCACTAGCCCGGCTCCCGATATCACAGGCACCGAAGACTTGGAGTCTCCCGAAGAACTTCTACAGAAAGTGGAACAGGCGATTGAAGTCGCCCGCCAGCATTATCTGGAATCCGAGCAGCGCTCCCCCTGGGAATTATACCACGGGATGCTGGCATTTCGGAAAGACTATGAGATCAAAAAGGATGGCAAAGTTGTCAATGCGCTGGAGTGGATTTCTACCGGCCCTACTTTTGAAAATGAACCCTGGTTCCAGAAAACCGAGTTTGGTGGCCGCGCACATCCCTATACTAAATCTAATGCCTTTGAGGGTCATAAAAATCAATCACTGGCGATTCTAGCCATGGCTGATGTTCCACTTGATCATCAGTTCCAGACTCCTGATGGGCCCATCACAGTTGCGGATATCGTTGCCAATGCACAAAAAGAAATCCAGGAGAACGAAGAAGTCACCTGGTCACTCTGGGCCCTGGTGCATTATCTTGGCCCCGACGCCGTCTGGGAAGACAAAAAGGGGGAAGAATGGCACATGGAAGATCTGGTTTACATGCAGAATGCCACACTTTCGAACGAATCGGCCTGCGGGGGAACACATGCCTTGTTCGCTCTGGCCTACGCTAGAAACACTTATCAGAATTCAGGACAACGCCTGCGCAGTTACTGGCTGGAAGCCGATCAGAAAATCCAGAAACACATTGAAGAAGCCAAAGCAATGCAGAACCTGGACGGATCTTTTTCTTACGACTACTTCTTCCAGAAAAGTGCCAGTGAAAATTTTCAGGAACGGCTGGAAACGACTGGGCATACTCTGGAATTCCTGATGATGGCACTCCCGGATGATCGCCTCAATGAAGACTGGGTGCGAAAAGCACTTTCATTGCTGGCGAATGATATCATTAACAATAAAGATGAACCCGTCGATTACTCAGCCCTGTATCATGCCATCGATGGCCTGGTAATCTACCGCAACCGGATGTCACCCGATCACACAGCACAACTGGGAAGCAAAAACTTTCCGACACAGGATCAGTCCAAGACGGATGTGAAAGTTCTCAAGCCAGTTGTGCCACCCGCGATCCCCGAACTCCCGGAATTACCCCCCAAGCCGTAAGGGGGACAGTTGAGAGCTGGAGTTTTCCATCCACATCAAGCGTTTCGCGTTACACATCGATTGTTTCTGAAGTCCCGGAACCTCCGCCTGTCGACTGATTTGCCAGGCTGATCAGGAAAAATCCGGTCAGTAGAAAATCGACTCCCACCAGTGTTCCCACTGCCCACATTCCAGAAACAGGCCACTGGCTCCAGATCAGACCTCCCAAGAGTAATGAGATCATTCCACTGAAGAGAATTCGGCTCCAGCCAGCAGCAGGGCGGATTCCCAGCGACATGATAATTTTCCAGACTCCCTCGAAGACAAAAAACATCGCCATCATTAAAGTCAGTAATTCCAATCCATAAAACGGATGGAATAACAGAGTGAGCCCGCCGAGCATGATTAAAGCTCCCAGGATCACATGAAATATTTTCCCTGCGACATCTCCCATCTGCATCGCCTGCAAAACATACAGAATCCCCCCCAGCAGTAAAAATGCCCCAATTATATAAACAACAGTGATACCGGTAATCAGCGGTATCAGCAGAGAAATAACACCAATGACACAAAGAATAATTCCTGTCAGTTTAAAGTCTTTGATCGCAGGCAGGGCGGGTTGAGTCATTTGGAACTCTCTTCCAGTAAAGTAAGTTAAGAAGGATAAAAACTACTGCTATTTGACCGAATCTCCTGTACAAGACAGATAACCCTGTCTTACTGCTGCTTAAAAACAAAGCAGTTTTATGTGTGTCATAGTCAGTTGAAGCTGCTCTTTACTTAGTCGGAACCACTGCAGCCTCGACTGGAGAAAATTCATAAAGTTGTTTTTTGAACTGATAATACCTAAAACGAGGGCCAATTTGAGCTCTTCTGAAAATTTTCGAAAAGTGCTCTGGTTAAGAAAGATGGTTTCTACACAAGTTAAACAATGCCATTACAGCAGATTCGATCTGGCAGACTTAGTTTTGGTTCAAAAATAGAAAACCGGCGCATAAAAAAGCCCGTTGACCACTGTCAGGTTAACGGGCTCAATGATGTTTATAGATTTCGTTAGCAATTAGAATTCGCCAATAATTTCACCTTCCGAGATCGTCCCCAGAGCCGCCCACGTGCGAATACTCATATTCTCACTCAGATATCTGACCGTGCCATCCCCCAGTAGTACATGGGCGCCCCCCGTATGCGTACTGCTGATGGTCCAGGCGTAATTGCCATTGATAATATATTCCGTGTCGCTGGTATATCGGTCTACCCTGGCAACAATATGAGCGATTTCAGTACTGGCTGAACCAACCCAAAGCGCTCCATTCGGAGTCCCCTTGGTTGTCTTTTCACCGATATGAATCGTATTGGACAGGCCATCGGTATAATCTCGAATTCGACGTTTTGAGTTTTCGTAGAATGAAGCGGGGATATCGGCGGTATCAGCTGCATTGGCTGCGCTACGCGTTCCCACATAGTTCGACTTACCATAATTACTAATCTCAGTATTAATCCCCCCCATAGGATCGGAAGGGCACTGAAATACTGTGATAGAAGTCTTGGCCAGGGGAGGATTACCAGTGGTAGCCATAGCTGGCACACCATACCAGCGAATGTTTGTTGATGTCGCCGTCGTGTCAAAAGCACCTGACGCACTGATCTGGTTATACAGATTTGCCTGATCGAGGAAAGGCAGAATCATTGTCCCAAAACCCAGCAGACTTGTTTCAACTCGACCGGGTGGAAACACGCGATGGGTGTCATGGTAATTATGCAAAGCCAGTCCAATCTGCTTCAGATTGTTTTTGCAGGAACTACGGCGGGCTGCTTCACGAGCCTGCTGCACCGCAGGCAGGAGTAAGGCGATCAAGATCGCGATAATCGCAATCACAACCAGCAACTCAATTAATGTAAAGCCTTTTTTCTTTATTGAAAATCCAGACAAATTCATAATTCCTCTCCTGAGACAAAGGTGTTTTAGAGGAAATCAATTTCGCTCGAGCAGCCAGCTACTATGAAGTTCCTATATGAATGTTCTGAATTCTAAACTTACACAACTATAATGTAAAATTAATAATCTAATTTAATTAAATATTACTAATTTTATAACCGGCGTCAATTATCTACATAACTGGCAGGATGTTACTTAAACGCAGCTGGGAGCGAAATCACTCCGTTTGAGAGGAAGGATTCTATCCACAAGTACACAAGACGGTTCTCATGTTTATCTCCAGTCCCTGCACCACTTAGTTGGATTTTATGGGATTGTGCTTGAGCCAGTATTCAAAGAACTGATACATTTGCTCATTCGACTGAGGATTCGGGGCATGATCTTTGCGGTTGGTCATGGCCACACGGTTTTCATAGCCGAGAAAGCGATTCACGGCGATTGTGTGATTCAAAGCCCGCCATTGCTTCGGCCGATCTTCAGCCCCTCCGGAAACCAGGAACGGACGGGGCGCCATCAAAGCATGCAGCTCATGCAGATCGTGCCCCTCTTTGATGAGATCTTTGTACAAACCGGTGCGGGGATTCTCCTTTGTCGGCAAGCCGCGTTTGCGAAAATCGGGGCCCGCATATCCCAAATACCAGGGCTCCCAGTAATTGACACTGGGGCGAGTTTCATCAAACACAATGCCTCCGTCTGACCAGGCAGCACATGCAAATTTGTCATACAGACAGGAAGCAAACATCGCCCATTTACCACCATAGGAATGCCCGACAATCCCAATCCGGTCAGGGTCCACTTCGTTTCGATTTGCGAGAACATGAAATGCATTCGCGGCTCCATAAGCCAGGGCAGACAGCGGTTGAATTTCAGCATGTTCCCGATTGGGATAATACAGTGAGTAATCGTGACCAACAGAAAAAGTCACGAAACCTCGCTTTGCTAACTGCAGTGCAAAATCCCGATTCTCTCCCTTCAAACCGACGCCGGTCTCCGGTTCATAATAAACTACGAGTACTGCGGGCGTACTGTGATCGGGTTTTGCCCCCTTAGGAATTAAGAGATAGCCCGTATTAGGATGACCGGGTGCAATATCAAAACGTACGGTGTATTGAGTGATGTCCCCCCGTTCTTTCTGTTTCAGATATTCCACCTGGGGACGCTCATTCACTGGAGGCCATGCTCCCATCTTCTGATGCCAGGTCTTCAGAATTTCCTGACGGCGCGCCTGCCAGTCTTCCGGAGTCCTCACGGGGCGACCATCATAAAATTTTAACGGAGATTCATAATTACCCAGATCACCTTTGAATTCTGCAGCAGGTTCGAAGAAGGGGGCAATCTGCTTCCAGAGTTGCTGTGCATTTTCAGAATCGGGACTCTTTGATTTCTCACCCGCTTTAGAGCAGGGGGCGGTAGCCAAGAAAATCATGCACACGATTCCACAATAAGTCACGGGTTTCATCTCTATTTACTCCACTCAAGCATATCGAATTGGCTTTTTTTGACAGAATTGCACAGGCTTATCATAACCTGATAAAACAGCAAAAGAAACTACCCAAGAGGAGAACTGGATCACATTGGGAAAGTGTCATTTTCACCATCCTGAAGTTTGTGATGATATCGAATGCACTCAATCGATTCGGCGGCAATCGAGGATACGGTACCGATACCGGGACAGATCTCAAAATCACTTTCAACCAGAAACTCCAGCTGTTCCAACGCCCTTATCTCGTTGAGATATCCTAAAGAATAAGCAGCATCGCCTCGCACCCCTGCGGAATCGTCAGTGAGCAAACTGAGCAGGAATTTCACGCCGCTCCGATAATCTTTTGTCCGCCGATCAAGGTAATCCAGAGAGTGACTCAGACCTTCCGCAGCCATACCCCGACAACTATCCGCATCCTGTCGATCCCGGTCAGTGACAACTTCAGCCGAGGGTCCGTTCTGGGCAATCTCGCCTAATCGCTCTGTCAGAATCCTGGCAGCATCCACACTCAGTTTATCAATCCACTTGAGTGCATATAATACATGATAGTGAATCCTGATCTCAGAATGTTTCGAAAGCAACTTCAGCAACTTTCTGAGAACCTTATCTCCACCAATCCGGCCTAATGAACTTCCACAGAGTCCTGGTAAAAAGGCATCTTGGGAATACAACCCCTGAAACAGAATCGGCAGGGACTTAACAATTTCAAATTCGCCAAAA
The sequence above is a segment of the Gimesia algae genome. Coding sequences within it:
- a CDS encoding prolyl oligopeptidase family serine peptidase; translated protein: MIFLATAPCSKAGEKSKSPDSENAQQLWKQIAPFFEPAAEFKGDLGNYESPLKFYDGRPVRTPEDWQARRQEILKTWHQKMGAWPPVNERPQVEYLKQKERGDITQYTVRFDIAPGHPNTGYLLIPKGAKPDHSTPAVLVVYYEPETGVGLKGENRDFALQLAKRGFVTFSVGHDYSLYYPNREHAEIQPLSALAYGAANAFHVLANRNEVDPDRIGIVGHSYGGKWAMFASCLYDKFACAAWSDGGIVFDETRPSVNYWEPWYLGYAGPDFRKRGLPTKENPRTGLYKDLIKEGHDLHELHALMAPRPFLVSGGAEDRPKQWRALNHTIAVNRFLGYENRVAMTNRKDHAPNPQSNEQMYQFFEYWLKHNPIKSN
- a CDS encoding HdeD family acid-resistance protein, with the translated sequence MTQPALPAIKDFKLTGIILCVIGVISLLIPLITGITVVYIIGAFLLLGGILYVLQAMQMGDVAGKIFHVILGALIMLGGLTLLFHPFYGLELLTLMMAMFFVFEGVWKIIMSLGIRPAAGWSRILFSGMISLLLGGLIWSQWPVSGMWAVGTLVGVDFLLTGFFLISLANQSTGGGSGTSETIDV
- the pepT gene encoding peptidase T, with product MDSLLDRFLRYVRIDTQSDETSPTFPSTKKQLVLSRMLFEECEQMGLEYVTISEYGIVMATIPSTIQADVPAIGWVAHVDTSPEFSGTDVKPIVHENYNGEDLVLPGDRSRVLRVSEEPRLKEMQGKTVITTDGTTLLGADDKSGVAVMMAAAARLMGDPSIAHGPIRLCFTCDEEIGRGIEKLDLDLFGVCCAYTLDSDGSGRIDSETFSADQAVIVVKGINTHPSVGKGVMVNANRILCELIAQLPTETLSPETTEGREGFIHPYHIEGSVSEASARLILRDFETEKLAEYAKLLESLAELLRQKYPKAEITINIHKQYRNMRDGLSKEPRALEKAIEATRAAGLEPNLNVIRGGTDGSLLTEKGLPTPNLSSGQHNPHSPLEWTTVEEMQQAVDVLLQLAILWGEERCASN
- a CDS encoding S41 family peptidase — protein: MFSTTKMRLLKRFHSNHLWVYLLGCLLAAGSNHAGADPGELPIVIPVSQSQTIAKGEEFERNRQWIKAIEHYEEALKEWPENDNIKYGLRRAKIHFGIDRRYMDDSFSKVLLSQSRREAFILFDEILSKIQSHFVDPLSTTSFVAHGTESLYLALANDQFIKAHLKGVPPEKIRTVRRILRENYWNKSVSSHHGAHQLIIEVCTVSYQNLGLRDTAVISEYMFGGCNALDDYSSFLTPERLGDLYDNIEGEFVGIGIEMKAEIGEGMLLLNVLPDSPAEAAGVLSGDHIVGIDQNDCRNMTTDQAANLLRGNSGSQVVLELESPGSDRTRTARVIRKAVQVKSFPVVKMLDKENGIAYIKMTGFQKTSAAELDAALHKLHGEGMRSLIWDVRGNPGGLLSAAVEVLDRFLEEGKLVSTKGRVSDQNWSYTAHRPGTWKLPLVLLIDENSASASEIVAGALTDHRRATVVGRKSYGKWSVQSIFPIRGSTGLRLTTAKFYSPQGNTYGKIGIKPTITVEKDELQTAMYGASREQKLAADSDIKRGLQILQRQYAVTP
- a CDS encoding sialidase family protein, producing the protein MLHRQQLLLFLVIMVLTLPCSAEENSLKSPAPLDPVIRRIVFERGESGYHSFRIPALLTTSQGTLLAFAEGRKNNLKDSGDIDLVLKRSQDRGKTWSDLSVIWNDGENTCGNPCPVVDQSTGRIWLPLTWNHGKDHANQIKDQSGRDTRRVYMSYSDDDGVTWKQPYEISKSTKKPEWTWYATGPGNGIQLTRGKLKGRLVIPCDHNASLQGKVVRRSHAIFSDDHGKTWELSEPIGEKTNECAVVELSDGRLLMNMRSYHGENRRAISYSSDSGKTWSDVTLDQSLIDPVCQASLIRVRFPSAGKPGQILFSNPASKKREKMVVRLSEDEGRTWIAARLVASGSAAYSSLAEMGDGETGLLYERSGYRTIEFVSFKLASLQPGS
- a CDS encoding HEAT repeat domain-containing protein; translation: MSSLDERELLEKYFQEQISRQTDSGINFSKAERVFRKLKIDSIKNLLDRFDQYDSQSQQVAVLIFGEFEIVKSLPILFQGLYSQDAFLPGLCGSSLGRIGGDKVLRKLLKLLSKHSEIRIHYHVLYALKWIDKLSVDAARILTERLGEIAQNGPSAEVVTDRDRQDADSCRGMAAEGLSHSLDYLDRRTKDYRSGVKFLLSLLTDDSAGVRGDAAYSLGYLNEIRALEQLEFLVESDFEICPGIGTVSSIAAESIECIRYHHKLQDGENDTFPM
- a CDS encoding DUF1559 domain-containing protein, which produces MNLSGFSIKKKGFTLIELLVVIAIIAILIALLLPAVQQAREAARRSSCKNNLKQIGLALHNYHDTHRVFPPGRVETSLLGFGTMILPFLDQANLYNQISASGAFDTTATSTNIRWYGVPAMATTGNPPLAKTSITVFQCPSDPMGGINTEISNYGKSNYVGTRSAANAADTADIPASFYENSKRRIRDYTDGLSNTIHIGEKTTKGTPNGALWVGSASTEIAHIVARVDRYTSDTEYIINGNYAWTISSTHTGGAHVLLGDGTVRYLSENMSIRTWAALGTISEGEIIGEF